One Deltaproteobacteria bacterium genomic region harbors:
- the recR gene encoding recombination protein RecR, translating to MEYAGPIRRLIDSFARLPGIGEKTASRLALYVLNADKGYVDEFVASLLEVRDGVGLCSECMTFSERDPCAICGDARRDGSTLCVVGDYKDMVAIESGGAYRGRYHILHGTLSPLKGIGPGEIRLAELVRRVERGGVAEVIVATGFDSEGEATAVYITDLLKPYGVKTTRIASGVPMGSFIEYMDSSTLSRAMEGRREL from the coding sequence ATGGAGTACGCCGGGCCCATCCGCAGACTCATCGACTCCTTCGCCAGGCTGCCGGGCATAGGCGAGAAGACGGCCTCGCGGCTGGCGCTCTACGTGCTCAACGCCGACAAGGGCTACGTGGACGAGTTCGTCGCCAGCCTGCTGGAGGTCAGGGATGGGGTGGGCCTCTGCTCCGAGTGCATGACCTTCTCCGAGAGGGACCCCTGCGCCATATGCGGCGACGCGCGCCGTGACGGCTCCACGCTCTGCGTGGTAGGCGACTACAAGGACATGGTGGCCATCGAGTCCGGCGGTGCCTACCGGGGCCGCTACCATATCCTGCACGGCACGCTCTCTCCGCTCAAGGGGATAGGGCCGGGCGAGATAAGGCTCGCCGAGCTCGTGCGCAGGGTCGAGCGCGGCGGCGTGGCCGAGGTCATCGTCGCCACCGGCTTCGACAGCGAGGGCGAAGCCACGGCCGTCTATATTACGGACCTCCTCAAGCCCTACGGCGTGAAGACGACCCGCATAGCCTCGGGCGTGCCCATGGGCAGCTTCATCGAGTACATGGACAGCTCCACGCTCTCGCGGGCCATGGAAGGCAGGCGCGAGCTCTGA
- a CDS encoding YbaB/EbfC family nucleoid-associated protein: MSKQLASIMKQAQKMQQKVAEIQKEMAGKTVEASAGGGMVTAVVNGANKLVSIKIDPAVVDPDDVEMLQDLVVAAVNEAFARAQQMISDEMSKVTAGLGMNIPGLL; the protein is encoded by the coding sequence ATGTCTAAACAGTTAGCCAGCATAATGAAGCAGGCCCAGAAGATGCAGCAGAAGGTCGCCGAGATACAGAAGGAGATGGCCGGCAAGACCGTCGAGGCCAGCGCCGGCGGCGGCATGGTCACGGCTGTCGTCAACGGCGCCAACAAGCTCGTCTCCATAAAGATAGACCCCGCCGTCGTGGACCCCGATGACGTCGAGATGCTCCAGGACCTCGTCGTCGCCGCCGTGAACGAGGCCTTCGCCAGGGCCCAGCAGATGATAAGCGACGAGATGTCGAAGGTTACGGCCGGTCTCGGTATGAACATACCGGGTCTTTTGTGA
- the dnaX gene encoding DNA polymerase III subunit gamma/tau: MSYLVIARKWRPLVFDEIVGQDHVTTTLRNAVTSGRIAHAYLFSGPRGVGKTTAARILARCLNCAQGPTVSPCNECDSCRGVVAGSSVDVFEIDGASNTGVDNIRELRESVRYVPSSGRYKVYIIDEVHMLSGAAFNALLKTLEEPPPHVIFIFATTEVHKIPATILSRCQRFDFRRIPLRVIEERLRSIASAESITIDEEALYMITREADGSLRDAQSLLDQVIAFAGTEIRAADAASALGLMDRTTLFELTAAVVAGDGAKALNIVEKIYDFGYDLKKVCSEMLEQIRDLMVLKVTGETALLDLPESEKERLKGLAAGLGLERIEQLFTVVTRGLDELSRSATPRFALEMALVRAAHTGELKTLAEIAAGLEALRSAFSAGVPLAGVAPGRPRPESGPAPASPKAPKSVKAAAVAGGTPAKEAAGAPGRAPATQGGAPAAQGGQAGQGGDAASAAKAGQGRKGAAKAGLVELLKKRDRVAARVLSQADVRFGGAEVEIRAGAGEAVLRQAEHRRSLEKALAEYLGRPARVSFGPPDAAGADPQAIVEEARRIFDAEIIENPRRSDV; the protein is encoded by the coding sequence ATGTCTTATCTCGTCATAGCAAGGAAGTGGCGGCCCCTCGTCTTCGACGAGATCGTCGGGCAGGACCACGTGACGACGACCCTCAGAAACGCCGTCACCTCCGGCAGGATCGCCCATGCCTATCTCTTTTCCGGTCCCAGGGGCGTGGGCAAGACCACGGCCGCCAGGATACTGGCCCGATGTCTCAACTGCGCACAGGGACCGACCGTCTCGCCATGCAACGAGTGTGACTCCTGCAGGGGGGTGGTGGCCGGCTCCTCGGTCGACGTCTTCGAGATAGACGGCGCCTCCAACACCGGCGTGGACAACATAAGGGAGCTGCGCGAGAGCGTCAGGTACGTGCCCAGCAGCGGCCGCTACAAGGTCTACATCATAGACGAGGTCCACATGCTCTCGGGCGCGGCCTTCAACGCCCTGCTCAAGACCCTTGAAGAGCCTCCGCCCCATGTGATATTCATCTTCGCCACGACGGAAGTCCACAAGATACCGGCCACGATACTCTCGCGGTGCCAGCGTTTCGACTTCAGGCGCATACCGCTGCGTGTCATAGAGGAGAGGCTGCGCTCGATTGCCTCGGCCGAGTCGATCACAATCGACGAAGAGGCCCTCTACATGATAACGAGGGAGGCCGACGGCAGCCTGCGCGACGCCCAGAGCCTCCTGGACCAGGTCATAGCCTTTGCCGGCACGGAGATAAGGGCCGCCGACGCGGCTTCGGCCCTCGGCCTCATGGACCGCACCACGCTCTTCGAGCTCACGGCGGCCGTTGTGGCGGGCGACGGCGCGAAGGCTTTAAATATCGTTGAAAAGATATATGATTTTGGTTATGATTTAAAAAAAGTCTGCTCCGAGATGCTCGAGCAGATCCGGGATCTCATGGTCCTGAAGGTCACGGGAGAGACGGCTCTCCTGGACCTGCCGGAGAGCGAGAAGGAGAGGCTCAAGGGACTTGCGGCCGGGCTGGGACTTGAGCGGATCGAGCAGCTCTTCACCGTGGTGACCAGGGGGCTCGACGAGCTTTCGAGGTCCGCCACACCGCGGTTCGCCCTCGAGATGGCCCTGGTGAGGGCCGCGCATACGGGCGAGCTGAAGACGCTCGCCGAGATCGCGGCGGGACTGGAGGCGCTGAGGAGCGCCTTTTCCGCCGGGGTGCCCCTTGCGGGGGTGGCTCCGGGGCGGCCCCGGCCGGAGTCGGGACCGGCGCCGGCGTCTCCGAAGGCGCCGAAGTCCGTCAAGGCCGCGGCGGTCGCCGGGGGGACCCCGGCGAAGGAGGCCGCCGGGGCGCCGGGAAGGGCTCCGGCTACGCAGGGGGGGGCTCCGGCTGCGCAGGGGGGGCAGGCGGGGCAAGGGGGGGACGCCGCCTCTGCGGCAAAGGCCGGGCAGGGCCGAAAGGGCGCGGCAAAGGCCGGGCTCGTAGAACTCCTTAAAAAGCGCGACCGCGTGGCGGCCAGGGTCCTCTCCCAGGCCGACGTGCGCTTCGGCGGCGCCGAGGTGGAGATAAGGGCCGGCGCCGGGGAGGCCGTCCTGCGCCAGGCCGAGCACCGCAGGTCTCTCGAAAAGGCCCTTGCCGAGTACCTTGGCCGCCCGGCGCGGGTGAGCTTCGGTCCCCCCGACGCCGCAGGCGCGGACCCCCAGGCCATCGTCGAGGAGGCGCGCCGCATATTCGACGCCGAGATAATTGAAAACCCCAGGAGGAGCGATGTCTAA